Below is a window of Candidatus Zixiibacteriota bacterium DNA.
CCGCGAACTTTTTCAAGGATATAAAACTTTCGAAACGTCAGTTGACTATCGCCAAACAGATTCTCAAAGAGATTCGTGAGCGGCTTTCATTCCTGTGCGATGTCGGGCTCGACTATTTGACGCTTGGACGCGCCGCATCGACACTCTCCGGAGGCGAAGCCCAGCGTATACGGCTTGCGACCCAGATCGGCTCACGCCTTGTCGGTGTGCTTTATATTTTGGACGAGCCATCGATCGGGCTTCACCAGCGCGACAATCAAAAACTATTGCGCACGCTTACCGAACTGAGGGATATCGGTAACACCGTGCTGGTTGTCGAGCATGACCGGGATACTATTGAACAGGCTGATTATGTTCTTGATCTGGGACCCGGGGCGGGAGTGCATGGCGGGCATATTGTTGCAAGCGGCACCCCCGATGAAATCAAAGCCAACAAAAAATCGCTGACTGGCCAATACCTTTCAGGCGCGAAAGAAATTCGCACACCCGCGGTACGCCGTCCCATCGATGGCGACTCTATTACGCTCACGGGCGCGACGGGAAATAATTTGAAGAATGTCGATATTGAAATTCCGCTCGGCTGTTTTGTCGCCGTGACGGGTGTTTCTGGTTCAGGGAAATCGACGCTTATCAACGAGACCTTTTACAGAATTTTGGCGCGGCATTTTTATAACAGCCGCACGCCATCGCTTCCCTATAAGGAAATCACTGGTGTCGAGTATATTGATAAAGTAATCGATATCGATCAGTCGCCCATTGGCCGCACACCACGGTCGAATCCGGCGACATATACCGGACTTTTCACGCCAATACGAGATTTGTTTGCGGGATTGCCCGAGGCCAAAGCCCGCGGATATCAGCCGGGACGGTTTTCGTTCAATGTCAAAGGGGGACGGTGCGAGGCCTGCGAAGGGGACGGCATTATCAAAATTGAAATGCACTTTTTGCCCGATGTCTATGTCCCATGCGAAATTTGTAAAGGAAAGCGCTACAACCGTGAGACGCTGAGTGTGACCTTCAAAGGAAAATCCATCGCCGATGTGCTGGATATGACAGTCGAGGAGGCGTTGAGCTTTTTTGAAAATATCCCGCGAATAAAAAATAAACTTCTGACGCTCTCAAATGTCGGACTCGGATATATCCACCTTGGCCAGCAGGCAACACAGCTTTCGGGTGGAGAGGCCCAGCGAGTGAAGCTTGCTACTGAGCTTTCAAAAACCGCCACCGGACGGACGATGTATATTCTCGACGAACCGACAACCGGTTTGCACTTTGAGGATATTCGCATGCTGCTCAATGTCCTGAGCGAACTTGTGGATCGCGGCAATACGGTTGTGGTGATTGAGCATAATTTGGACGTCATTAAAACTGCTGATTATATAATCGATGTCGGCCCTGAGGGCGGCGATGGGGGCGGACGGGTCATTGCCACGGGCACACCGGAGGAAGTCGCAAAAACGCGCGGGTCATATACGGGTGAGTTTTTGAAACCAATTCTGTCGCAACAAAAAGTGTTGCCTGCAATGTCACCCCAGAAGGTTCTGCGGTAAGGGCACGGATAAGTAAAGATCACACCGTCCCGACGAACGTCGGGAGTGTGATACAAGAATCAAAGCCAACATTCCCGCTCTCGTCGTTGCGAGGAGCCCCGCTTAGCGGGATAAACTTCGTGACGCGGCAATTTCATATTTGTCGATATTGGTAGGTCAGTCCGCCGTGGCGGATGCCTGACTGTCTTTATGTGTCGGGCAGGGTCGCCCGACACCACTTCCTTATTCTTCGTGCGGGACGTCCCTATTGCGCACCATATCCCTGCAATCCGCACATTCTCACACTGAGCAGGAAACACCCAGCCGTTGGCTGGGTTACCGAGGACAGGTCGATACCTTCCGAGGTCTCGACATCTTTCATGATCGGGAGGCATAATCGGCGGGTTCGCGGACGGACCCGCCCTACCAGCGCAGGGCAGAGACGCCCGACACCACTTGGCACATCCATCCATCATCTAACCTACGAACCCGCACTCCTTATGTGTGCCGTCGCAGAACGGTTTCTTTTTGGATTGTCCGCACCGACAGAGCGAAAAGGCTCCTTCTTTAATAATGATGGTGCCATCAGGCATGAGTATCTCTGCCCGAGCACATTCTATTTTGGCCGATGCATTTTCGTTAATCTTGATTCGTATGTTTCCAAGTTCCATGTCGTCCTCTCTGTAAGTTATAATTCACTTATGATCTCTATCGTTAATTGTCAGCGTCGCAACATTCAATAATAACTCATTTGTCAATTAGAAGGATAGATTAACTTGCAAAGAATCACCCAGCGAGACAAAAAAAACGCCGCCATCGGGGGAGGTGGCGGCGTCGCGCGAAGGGTTCCACACACAAGAAGAGGGGTTACTTCAACTATTTTGTCAGTTTTCTATTAGTCTCTGCAATTCTCGCTTATTTGCTCTTTTGATACTCCATGCTTTCTTTGCGGACGGAGGCATAGGCGATTCGTTTCATCCCGAGCTCTCTGCGAAGCAAATCGACATAATCCCCGAGTAGACGATATTTATTTGAAAAAGCAGAGCTTGCATTGATCGCCGCGCTAATCAAACGCTTGGATTTAAGCGAGCTGAATTTTTCTTGGAATGCAATCTGCGCGCTGTTATCAAGTGATTCTTCGTGGGCTTCCGACCATTCCTGCCCGCTTGAATACTCGGCGGATTCTGCTGCATAGAATGCGATAGTATAAGCCAGATTGCGGACTTCCTGCTGGGTCTCTTTGAGGTCATCCACTATTACCTGCTGTATTGAGCTCCATGAACTCGAAAGCCGGGACTTGTCCTCGTGCAGTGTTGCCAAATGCCAGGAATCGACAGCTCCGTTGAGA
It encodes the following:
- the uvrA gene encoding excinuclease ABC subunit UvrA — translated: MANNGDRYSKNKEFLHIKGAREHNLKNIDVRIPRDSLTVITGLSGSGKSSLAFDTIYAEGQRRYVESLSSYARQFLGLMEKPDVDFIEGLSPAISIEQKGTLKNPRSTVGTITEIYDYLRLLYARVGVPHCVKCGQPITQQTVEQIVDSVLTFDEGTRLIVLAPLTRGKKGEHKDIIDEARREGYVRLRIDGEIVESDQQVSLNKTQKHTIEAVIDRLVVKPSSRRRLADSVETALKMGQGTVLININKKDLLFSEKFACLNCNISYEEPSPRLFSFNSPYGACKTCDGLGQQMVIDPEMVVPDKTLSINDGAIHAWGGSSMANWYRYRIKGLATHHNFKMSTPFNKLPADIQKIILFGSGKDEISFEYEHSSGTSSGHGQYTSSFEGVIPQLERRYKQTDSSGVRTWIEHYMSISTCPVCKGARLRPEALAVIIDRETIDSVVEKSIKNAANFFKDIKLSKRQLTIAKQILKEIRERLSFLCDVGLDYLTLGRAASTLSGGEAQRIRLATQIGSRLVGVLYILDEPSIGLHQRDNQKLLRTLTELRDIGNTVLVVEHDRDTIEQADYVLDLGPGAGVHGGHIVASGTPDEIKANKKSLTGQYLSGAKEIRTPAVRRPIDGDSITLTGATGNNLKNVDIEIPLGCFVAVTGVSGSGKSTLINETFYRILARHFYNSRTPSLPYKEITGVEYIDKVIDIDQSPIGRTPRSNPATYTGLFTPIRDLFAGLPEAKARGYQPGRFSFNVKGGRCEACEGDGIIKIEMHFLPDVYVPCEICKGKRYNRETLSVTFKGKSIADVLDMTVEEALSFFENIPRIKNKLLTLSNVGLGYIHLGQQATQLSGGEAQRVKLATELSKTATGRTMYILDEPTTGLHFEDIRMLLNVLSELVDRGNTVVVIEHNLDVIKTADYIIDVGPEGGDGGGRVIATGTPEEVAKTRGSYTGEFLKPILSQQKVLPAMSPQKVLR
- a CDS encoding CDGSH iron-sulfur domain-containing protein is translated as MELGNIRIKINENASAKIECARAEILMPDGTIIIKEGAFSLCRCGQSKKKPFCDGTHKECGFVG